Within the Opitutaceae bacterium TAV5 genome, the region GCCAGCCCGGCACCCGCCGCTTCCGGATCAAAATCGACGAAACCCCGCTCGCCCGCGAATCCGGCGCGCACGGCCACGAAGGCTGGCACTGGGAACATGTCGGCTCCGCCCGCCTCGATGCCGGCACCCATCTCCTGGAAATCGACGACACCGCCCGCTTCTACGGACGGCTCGAGGCCATCCTCATCACGCGCACCGGTCTTGACCCCAACACCCAACCACGCGCCTCCCTCAACCGCTTTCACCACGATGTCATCCAGCCCACCCGCGTTGCCGCCGTTGATGACGCCGCCATCACTCCGCCCGCTCCCGATGCCATCCCGCTCGCCGAGCTCCGCAACGCCGACATCGTTATCCGCTTTCTCCCCGCACGCGCTGCCGACGGTTCCCCGCGCATCTGGCGAGAAACCGTCTTCCTGAACTCTCCCGCTTCTGCCAGCCCGCCGCCCTCCGCTCCGGTCACGTCAGTTGCCGCCGGCGTTGAACCGCTCCTGCTTCTCTCCCGCGATCCCTCCGTCGCGCCCGTTTCGTTCTCCGCCTGGTTCCCGAGCTGGCCCACGACGGCGCAAACCGACTGGGACCTCGAGGGCCGCCGGCTCCGCCGCCCCGCCGATGCCCGCGATCCTTTCGCCGCCGGCGACCTCACCTCGCTCCCCCCCGTCGCTCTCCGCGTCATCGACGCCTCCACTGTCGAGCTCACCTACCGCTCCGCCAGCACCTCCCTCGGCGCCGCCGCCCGCTGGACACTTCCCGCCGCCGGCCACATCGTCCGTGTCGAAACCAGCCTCACTGTCCCGGCCGACGCCTTTTATTCCCTCGCCTTCGGCGCCGGTCCCGCGTCCACCCGCGACAACATTACCGCCGTCCAGCTGCCCCCCCTCTATCAACTCCGCCGGCTCCCCGACGAGCCCGTCCTGATCACCTCGTCGTTCACCCCGCATCCCCTCGCCCTCATCGAAACCCGGTCCCGCGGCGCCACCGATCGCGCATCCCCCGTCACCACCGGCGTCATCGCCGATCCTGCCGCGCTTACCCGTGCCTGGCCTTCCCGCACCAATCCCACCCACGGTTTCTCTCTCGTCGGTCCGGCCGGCGAACCTCACCCCTTCGTTTTCAGCCCCGTCCTCGGCGGCGACGGCTCCCGCATCGCCCGCGGCCAGGCTGTCCACGCAGCCTGGCACATTGTCACGGCGCCTCTCCCCTGGTCCGATGTCATGCGCGAGTCCGACACCGCGCTGTATCAACTCGAAGACTACCGCGAACCCGTCTCCGCCTCGCTCTCCGTCCAGGCGCTCAACATCATCGACCTCATCGCCGATGACCGCGCCTCCGGCTGGGACCCGTTCCTCAAGGGTCCGGCCAATATCGAAAGCCCCGATACCGTCACCCACGCTGCGCCGCTCATGTATTTCTCCGCGGCACGGCTGACGCGGGATGCCGCATTTTACAAAAAACGCGCCCTTCCCACTCTGGAATACCTGCTCAGCCGCCCGGGCGCCCACTTCGCTCTCACCCACGAAGGCAATCTCTACGTCACCCGGGCCACCGCGAAGATTGATTTCAAAAACGTCTTTTTCGGCTCGGCCGTCTGGCAAGGCGTCGATGCGCTCCTCGGCGAGCTCAATCCCTGGCTCCGTGACTACGCCGCCGATAACGGCCGCCCCCTCCGCCCTCGCAACAACAGCGCCGAGCCCGAATGGTCCGGCCTGCTCGCCCTCTATCGGCAAACCCCCTCGCCTGAGCTCCTCGCCAAGGTCCGCTACGAAGCCAATTCCTGGATTCAGCGTGTCCAGACGCTCAACGCCGCCACGACCCGCGGCATTCAACCTTTCTACAATGTCAGCTTCTATCCCTACTGGTGGGACCTCCTCGATCTTTACGAGATCACCGACGACACCCGCTACCGCGACGCCGCCCGCCAGTTTGCCTGGCAAACCGTCGCCGGCATCTGGGTCACGCCCCCCGCCGCCCCGCCGCCCGCGACCGCCACGCTCTACCCCGGCGGACACATCACCGGTTCCTACTACATCTGGTGGCTCGGCAACGACCGCTTCCGCCTTGGCTGGCCCCCGCGAGCGGGCGACCGGAAACACCACGAAGCCCTCGTCCCCGTCGATCTCCCCGTTCCCGAAAAAACCGTCCCCGCGTGGGTTGTCTCGCCGGTCGGCCTCGGCCTCGAACAGCCCATCTCCTGGCTCACCGCTGCCCACCAGATGAGCAACATCCAGCTCTCCTCCTGGGCCGCCAATCTCCTCCGCCTTTCCGTCGCCACCGGCGATGATTACTGGCGCACGTTCGCGCGCAACTCCATCATCGGCCGCGGAGCCAGCTACCCCGGCTACTACCTCTCCGACTTCGTGGATTTCATGCACGATCCCGATTATCCGAAGAAAGGCCCTGACCTCACCTCCTTCTACTGGCACCATGTCCCCGTACACCTCGCCATGGTCGTCGATTATCTCGTCACCGACGCCGATACCCGCACCGGCGGCGCCATCCGTTTCCCCTACGCCAGGCAACAAGGCTACGTCTGGTTTTCCAACCGTATCTACGGCGGCCAACCCGGCCGCGTCCTCGACGACAACGCCTGCTGGCCCTGGCTCGATCGCCGCAGTTTCTCTGTCGATACACCCAAAGTCGACTACCTCGGCGCCCGCAGTCGCGACAAATTCCACGTCGTCCTCCTCAACCAGGCCCGGGGCTCCGCCACCGCCCGCATCTTCATCGACCCTGCCCGCACCGGTATCACTCCCGGCTCCACTCCCCGGCTCCGCACCACCACCGACTCCGCCGACACCGGCACACCGCTCGCTGCCGACGCCGACGGACGTTTCACCCTCCCGCTCGAACGCGGCGGCTGGGCCGTCCTCTCCTTCGATGCCCGTCCCGATGACGTCTGGCCCGCGCTTCCTCCCCTCGAAGCCCGGCCCGTCAAAATCACGCCGACCGACACCGCGTGGGGCGAAGGCCGCGCCTTCCGCATCCGCTCTCCATACGGCACCGACTCCCTCTATGTCGCCCTCTCCGGGCGCCCCGACGGCGGCAAGGTCACTCTCCTCCCCGACGACGACAGCACCGCCCCGGCGCAAGCCATCCGCTACCCCTACGAACTCAGCCAGGCCGACATTCCGCTCTCGCGCGACCTGCGTTTTCGCCTTCGCCTTGAACGCCCGGGCCAGCCCGCCACCGAAACGCCCCTGATCAGCCTCCCCGGCACAAAATAACATCTGCACCGGCGCCCCCCGACGCCTCCGCTCCTCCATGCATCTGACATCCCTCGACTGGTCCATCGTCGCCATCGCCGCGTTCGCGCTCGCCTTCATCGCGATCCGTATCCGCCGCTACACGCGCAGCGTCTCCGACTTTCTCGCCGCCAACCGGTGCGCGGGGCGTTACCTGCTCACGCTCTCCGAAGGCATCGCGGCCTTCGGCGTCACCAGTATCATCGCCAATTTCGAAAAATTCTACCAGGCCGGCTTCGCCGCCTACTGGTGGGGCATGATGCTCGCCCCCGTCGCCATGATCGTGGCGATGAGCGGCTGGGTCGCCTACCGGTTCCGGGAAACACGCGCGCTCACCATGGCGCAGTTTTTCGAGATGCGTTATTCGCGCCGCTTCCGCATTTTCGCCGGCGTCCTCACCTGGGTGTCAGGCATTCTCAACTACGGCGTGTTTCCCGGCATCGTCGCCAATTTTTTCATCCACTTCTGCGGACTGCCGCAAACCGTCACCATTGCCGGTGTCGAGGTGCGCACGCTGCTCATCGTCATGGCCATCTTCCTCGGCATGGCGCTCACGCTTGTCTTCGGCGGCGGCATGGTCGCCGTCATGGTCACGGACTTTTTCCAGGCGCAGTTTCTGAACATCGTGTTCCTCGTCCTGATGGGTGTCGTGTTTTACAAAGTCGGATGGGGCCACACCGTCGAGGCGCTGTCGGCCACCGCGCCCGGCAAGTCGCTGCTCGATCCCTTCGACCAGTCCAAAATCAGCGACTTCAACTTCTGGTTTTTCGCGATCTTCGCGTTCAAGGCGTTCTACAACTGCCTTGGCTGGCAAGGCACCAGCGGCTACAATGCCTCCGCGCGCACTCCCCACGAGGCCAAGATGGCCCGCGTCCTCGCCGAGTGGCGCAACGGCGTCTCCTACCTCATGCTCATGGTCCTGCCCATCGCCGCCTATGTGGTGATGCACCACGCCGGTTACGACGCCGCGCAACAAGCCGCCAAAACCTCGCTCGCCGCCATCGGCGACCCGCAAACCGCCACGCAAATGACCGTGCCTGTCACGCTCGTCGCGTTGCTTCCCGCCGGGGTGGTCGGCCTGCTTGCCGCCGCGATGGCCATGGCCGCCGTCGCCACCGATGATTCCTATCTGCATTCGTGGGGCTCGATTTTCGTCCAGGATGTCGTGCTCCCCTTCCGCCACGGCAAGCCACCGCTTTCGCAACGCGCCCACATTTTCCTGCTCCGCGCCTCGATCGTGTGTGTCGCCCTCTTCGCCTTTCTCTGGAGCGCATTTTTCCCGCTGCGCGACTATCTTTTCATGTATTTCCTGCTCACCGGGACCATCTACCTCGGCGGCTCCGGCGCCGTCATCATCGGCGGTCTGTACTGGAAACGCGGGACAACCGCCGGCGCGTACACGGCCATGATCTCCGGCTGCTCGGTGGCGATTGTCGGCATCTCGCTGCAAGCCGCATGGCCGCACATCCCGGCCCTCGTTGCTCTCACGCCGAAATTTCCGATCAACGGCGCCTGGCTGGCGATGATCGCCTACGCCACCAGCATCGTCAGCTACATCCTCGTCTCGCTCGCCACCTGCCGCGAGCCGGCGAACCTCGATCGCATCCTTCACCGCGGTCAATACGCGATTGCCAGCGAATCCCCCTCTTCACCGGATTCCGATGACCTGCCCCGCTGGAAACGGGTGCTCGGTTTCACGAAAAACTTCACGCGCGGCGACAACGCCATTTATTTTTTCAAACTCGGCTGGACCGCTTTCTGGACGCTGATTTTCGTCCTCGGCACCGTGCTCGGCCTCACCATCGGGTTCAGTAAAAACGCGTGGGCCGGTTTCTGGCTTTTCGTGATCATCGTCAGCGCCGTCGTCGGCGCAGGCACCGTGATCTGGTTTCTGTGGGGGGGCACCCGCGACCTCTTCGCTCTCGTCCGCCTCCTCCGCGAAAAGCAGCGCGATGCCACCGACGACGGCCAGGTGCATGAGACGGAAGAACCTCCCCCCCGGACGCACCCTCGCTCAAATTAAAGCGTGACCCGGTACTGCCACCCGCTCCCCTACACGAAGGCCGGTCGCGATCCGCCGGCCGGCGGCCCGGGAAACGGGTTCTCCGTAGACGGACGCACCGGGAAGGGGGCGACCGTGCCGCTGCGCGGAGACACAAAACCCGAACGGGGAGTGACCGGAAACGGCGTGCCCGATCCGGATCCATTCCGGCTCACGACCGCAGGCGCCGGCTCCGGACCCGGCAGCACAAAATCGCTTTCACGGAAATGATAGCCGCGAACGTGCGCGGCGGGTGCGTTGTCCACGATGTGATTGACCACACAGATGCCGCCGTCGGGAAACTGCACCCAGCCGGAATAACCCAGATCGGGCCGGGCACTCCGGTCGTAATCCAGCGGCATGATGCGCACCTGTGCATCCTCCGGCGCACCGAGACATGAATCGACATCGGTCAGCGCCACGAAAAGATTCTCCGGGTGCGGATTGGCTGTGCGGGTGGCCTGGCGGAACCGGTAGGCGATCATCACGCGGCCGCTTCGCAGGACTTGCCCCCTCGGACGATAACAACCCGGCAACGGAAACGACACCACCTCGCCCCATGTGATGCCACCGTCGCGGCTCACCGTGCGAAACGTCTCCCCATCCTTGCCCGATTCGTTGCGCAGAAAACACACGAGCTCTCCGCCGGGCAGCGGCATCACACTGCCCTCGCACAATTTCAGACCCGGCTCGTCCGCGATGACAAATGGTCCTTCCCACGTATGACCGCGGTTCTCCGAAATCCAGGCCTGCTGCATCCAGTGGCGACTCCCGTTTCCCATCGTGGCATGGGTGGTCGTCAGCCAGCGTCCGGCATGCGGTCCGGATGACAGTTCGACAATGTGATCCGGCAGGCTGCCGGTGACCGGCGTCTTGCGTGGCAGATCCCAGGTTTCACCGCTGTCGTTGCTGATGCAGATCCAGTTGCTCTGTTCACCGGGGATGGCCCCGTTCTGCCGGGGAGTGGACACGCGGTCCACGATCACCGCCAGACGTCCGTCCGAAAGCGCGGTGATGCGGGGGCAGCGCCAGGAGGGATCCCAGGCCGAACGGCACTCCTGCGCCGGAGTAACCGGCTTCCGCTCGCTCCAGGTGCGCCCCCGGTCATCGGATGTCACACACATGACACGCGTCGTACTTCGATCACCCGTTCCGGATTGTTCGGTCAGCACGCACACCAGGCGTCCGCTTCGGGCAATCGCTATATCAGGCCAGGTGAGCCGACGGGAGTCATCACGACATACGACGTTTTTATAGATCATAGGCAGGGTTGTGGCTACGGGGAAAAAGCGGAGAGGGAGGCGGTAACGGACGTTACGGCACAAGGGATACGGGCAGAGGAAGTAGTGCCCCGGAAACGGAATGCAAGACGTTTAATATGCTATTCCCGCTTTCAATGAAAGAACGTGTCTTCCGTCGACCATTCGTACGATTTTCCGGCGCGGCCACTTGTATCCGTTATTACACTACATGAGTGATTCCCGTGCTTTTGATTTTACACAAAGATCGCGAAGACCGCGAAGTTTCAGGAGCCAAACCCTTTGTGGCCTTTACGATCTTCGTATAAAAATCCGGAGGCTTCGTGACGCCGGTACTGCGCCGGGCGTCCGTCGCTCTCCTTCCCGGCAATGATTCCGGAAACGCTCGCGCTACGTTCGCAGGCGGCGGCGCAATCCGGCGGCAACGATCGCCAGCGTGGCCAGCGAGCTCAGCGGCATGAGCACGGCGGCGAACAGCGGATTCATGTGGCCCGTTGCGGCCAGCCCGACGGTGACGAGATTGTAGAGAACCATGAAGACCAGCAGCGCGAGATGCGTGCGATGGCGGGCTCCGTTCATTTCAAGCAGCGCCCGGATGCCTCCGATGCCGCGTCCCAGATAATAAAAATCCGCCTTCTGACCGAGCACGCCGCGGTGCACGACCGGCGTTCCCCGGCAAAGCGCGCGATCGAAAGCGAGGCTGTCGTTGGCTCCGTCACCGAGCATCAGCGTATCCGCAGGGGCATGATGCTCGACCCAGGCCGCCTTTTCCTCCGGAGAAAGCCCGCCGAGCACCGCGGTTTCTTTCGGGAGCCCGAGGTCGCGGGCGAGCGCGGCGACCTTTTCGGGACGATCGCCGCTCAGCACCGCGACGCCGAGGCCGCGCGCCCGGAGCGCCGCCAGTTCCTCGCGCGCATCGGCGCGGGCTTGATCGGCAAACCAGAACCGCGCCACCTCGCGCCCCGTCTTCGCCAGAATCACGTCAGCGCGGCCGGAAGCGGCAGCGGGCGCGCCGCCATGTGACGCCGCGTGCGCAGGCGGCAAACCGGGCGCCCGCCCGAGCGTCCATTCGCCCAGCACCATGCCTTGTCCGGTCACTTCGCGCACTTCGCCCGGCAGAGCATCCTGCCAGCCGCGCAGAAGCGCGGCTTCGTGAAGCGCCCGCCCGACGGGATGAAGATTGTCGCGCACCAGCGCGACGAGCGCGGCGCGGGCCTCGGCCGCCGTAATGCCGCCATCAGCGGCGGAGGCGGCGGTGGCGATCACGCCGTCTTTTTCCAGCGCATCGAGCGCCTCGGGGTTTTGCAGCACGGGCGTTTCGAGCGTCAGCGTGCCGGTTTTGTCGAAGGCGAGCATCCGCACACGCGAAAGCCGCGTCCATACATCGCGCTCCTTGATGAACACGCCGCGCCGCCGCAGCGCCACGGTGGCGATTTCTTCGGCCAGCGGGAACGCCAGCCCGAGCGCGCAGGGGCACGACACCACGAGAATCGCCACAACCACGGCTCCGGTCGCCGGGATGTCGCCGCCCGTGCGCCACCACCAGACCGCACCCGCCACGACCGCCGTGCCGATGATCGCGACGAGATAACCCTGGATGACGCGTTCGATCAGCCGGTCGCGCGCGGGAGCGCGTTCCGGTTGCTCCATCAGCCGGGCGAGCAGGGAGCCGGCCCAGTCCTGCACGGCAGCGAGCCGGATGCGCGCGCGACTCACACAGGTGGCGCCGGCCGGCACGCGTTGCCCCTGGCGAAACACCTGCGGCTCCGCCTCCCCCGTGATCCAGGCGAGGTTGAAGGTCGCCTCGTCCGCGAGCAGCCGCGCCTCCACCGGCACCACGTGTCCGGAGCCGATTTCAAGCGTGTCGCCAGCATGTAACGATTCCGGAGATACATCGGCAAGGGTGCCGTCGGCGCGCACCACGCTCACGCGGGCGGCCAGCGGCTGCTCACGCAGCAGACGCCGCTGGTTGCGCTCCACCGCCACGACCTGCGCCCAGCGCCCGATCAGCATCAGCAGGATAAAACCGCTCACGAAGTCGAAGTACTGGCACGCCGGATTGGCCGTCGCCCAGCCATACATCGAGCCCGCCCAGGAACCTGCGATGCCAAGGGCAATCGGCAGGTCGATATGCAGCATGCGCTCGCGCAGGGCATGCACCGCCCGTCGCAGGAAATACCCTCCGCCCGCCACCAGGCTCGCCGTGGCAAACAGCATCGAAAGTGTCTCGAACAGCCGCGTGTAGACCGCCCCCGCCTCCATCCCGAAGTACGCCGGCAAGGTGAAGAGCATGACGTTCATCGAGAACGCCGCGCACAGTCCCACGCGTTTGACCAGCCCCCGGCTCTCCGTCGCCGCCGGCCGGGTGAGATCGGCCGGACCAACGAGGTAGTTGAATTTTTGCAACACGCGGGCGAAGGCCGCAGCGTCAAACCCGCTCCGCGCACCCCGGCGACCGTCGCGCTCGCGCCCGGCGCCGCTCCCCCGCACCCAGCGCATCCGCCCCAAACCGGTTTGCGCGTTGATATCGATGCGTCCCGCTCCCGGCTGTTTCGCAAAAAGCCGTTCGATCAGCCACACGCATCCTGCACAGGAAATTCCCTGAATCGCGACAACCAGTTCGCAGACCTGCGCCGCCTCCGCGCGTTTGCCGCCGTCACCGGCCTGGCATTCCTCCGCCACCCGCTGCTCCTCGGCGAGCCAGGCAAAATCGCGCTCCGGCTGGAGAACCGCGTCGGCCGGCGTCGTGACAGCGTCCCTGATCTTGTAAAACGCATCGAGCCCCTCCTCGTGCACGAGCCGGTAAACGAACGCGCACCCCGCGCAGCAAAACCGCTCGCCCGGCGACACCGGCACGCCGCAATGCACGCAGACGGGCCGGGCAGCCCCTGACGATCGGGCCGCCCCGGCGCCTCCGGATGACAATCCGGAAGAGGGAGCCGATGAAGCGGAGGCGGTGGTAGTAGCAGCAGTTTTCATACGACAGGTCCGGGAGGCAGTCATCCAACCCGCTTCCGCCCTCCGCGCCAAGCTCCCTCGGCAAGTCGTGCCCCTTTTCGCTGCAACTTTGGGATTGCGCCGGGTGAGTCCGGTCCCGTTTAGTTTCCCCTTAACTCAATTCAACACCATGCAAGAACTCGTCACCCTGGAGTGCACCGAAGCCCGCAAGGAAGGTAAGCCGACCTCCCGCTATCTCACTTTCCGCAACAAGAAGACTGTCACCGAGCGCATCGAGAAGAAGAAGTACAATCCCTTCCTCAAGCGCCACACCGTCCACAAGGAAATCAAATAAGCGCCCGCACCCCCGCTTCATTCGCTCAGGCAGGGCCGATCCCGATCCGGGATCGGCCTTTTTGTTTTTGCCGGCCTGCCGCCGCCGTCGTGAGGATGCCTCCGACATGAATGTGCACGACCGCCTCGCCACCCACCTCGAACGTACCCCCGAAACCGCCGGCGCCCTGTGGATCGCCGCCAACGCCACCGTCACCGGCAACGTGACGCTCGGCGTGGACACCAGCATTTTCTACGGCGCCGTCCTCCGCGGCGATATCAACAGCATCGAGATCGGCGACGGCTCCAACATCCAGGACAACTGCATCGTCCACCTCTCCGACGACGCCGGGGTCAAGGTCGGCCGCTACTGCACGGTCGGCCACGCCGCCATCCTCCACGGCTGCACCATCGAGGACGAGGTGCTCGTCGGCATGGGCTCCATCATTCTCGACAAGGCCGTCATCGGCGCGCGCAGCCTTGTCGGCGCCGGCTCGCTCGTCACCCAGGGCTTCACCTGCCCGCCCGGCTCGCTCGTCCTCGGCCGCCCGGCAAAAGTCGTCCGCCCCCTCTCGCCCGACGAACAACTCTCCGGCCGCAAGCTCGCGGAAAAATACACCGAAGTCGCCCGCGCCCACGCCCGCAAGCAGGCCGCTTCCGGATGAGAAACCGGAGCGGCGGCATGGCAAGCTGTCGGCCTTCGGCCTCGGTACCTGCCGCTGCGACGAGGCGTGACAGCGCCTCGCCCCTTTGCATGACGGGAAAAACGGCATGCAATCGTGGTCTTTCCATGCCCGTGAGGCGTTTCCGATATCCGCTTGCTCCGTCCGGCAAAAGCAGCGGCAGGAATGCCGCCGCTCCCGCTCCGTTCCTAATACCCCACTCCATCCCGGTCTAATACCTCGCCACCACAATATCCAGGCCATTGACCGCAGGGAAACCACTACCCATAGCGTTACCCCGTTGTTTTTCATTTCTTCAGGAAGCCACCACGACCACCTCACCCCTCCACGGCGGACGGACCAGCCGCCATCCAGTCCATTCCTGTCCCGAACGCCCCCTCCCGGAGCGTTCCTTCGCAAAATCCGGATACCTGCCAGCCAAACTGTCGGCCGCTGACGCCGCCGCTTTGTCCGGCGGGAATCTGCCTCTCAAATTCGTCAATTCACTGCCAATTCCGGCGCCACTCACCCACCACAATCCATTCCCATCGCACCATGTCCCTTCACCTGCCCACGCCCGCCCAGGACCTCGCCGCCTTCCTCCGCAATGCCGCCCCCGGCCTCCCCGCCCAGGTCCGCAAGCGCGACGGCCGGCTCGTCGTCTTCGATGCCAAACGCATCACCCGCGCGCTCGCGCGCGCCGGCGCCGCCACCGGTGAATACGACGACGCCATGGCTCACCGCCTCACCCTCCGCGTCATCAATCTCCTCCTCGCGACCGTTGCCGAAACCACCCCGACCGTCGAACAGATCCAGGACGTCATCGAGGAGTTCCTGCTCGACTCTCCCTT harbors:
- a CDS encoding sodium:solute symporter, which produces MHLTSLDWSIVAIAAFALAFIAIRIRRYTRSVSDFLAANRCAGRYLLTLSEGIAAFGVTSIIANFEKFYQAGFAAYWWGMMLAPVAMIVAMSGWVAYRFRETRALTMAQFFEMRYSRRFRIFAGVLTWVSGILNYGVFPGIVANFFIHFCGLPQTVTIAGVEVRTLLIVMAIFLGMALTLVFGGGMVAVMVTDFFQAQFLNIVFLVLMGVVFYKVGWGHTVEALSATAPGKSLLDPFDQSKISDFNFWFFAIFAFKAFYNCLGWQGTSGYNASARTPHEAKMARVLAEWRNGVSYLMLMVLPIAAYVVMHHAGYDAAQQAAKTSLAAIGDPQTATQMTVPVTLVALLPAGVVGLLAAAMAMAAVATDDSYLHSWGSIFVQDVVLPFRHGKPPLSQRAHIFLLRASIVCVALFAFLWSAFFPLRDYLFMYFLLTGTIYLGGSGAVIIGGLYWKRGTTAGAYTAMISGCSVAIVGISLQAAWPHIPALVALTPKFPINGAWLAMIAYATSIVSYILVSLATCREPANLDRILHRGQYAIASESPSSPDSDDLPRWKRVLGFTKNFTRGDNAIYFFKLGWTAFWTLIFVLGTVLGLTIGFSKNAWAGFWLFVIIVSAVVGAGTVIWFLWGGTRDLFALVRLLREKQRDATDDGQVHETEEPPPRTHPRSN
- a CDS encoding copper-exporting ATPase; its protein translation is MSSGGAGAARSSGAARPVCVHCGVPVSPGERFCCAGCAFVYRLVHEEGLDAFYKIRDAVTTPADAVLQPERDFAWLAEEQRVAEECQAGDGGKRAEAAQVCELVVAIQGISCAGCVWLIERLFAKQPGAGRIDINAQTGLGRMRWVRGSGAGRERDGRRGARSGFDAAAFARVLQKFNYLVGPADLTRPAATESRGLVKRVGLCAAFSMNVMLFTLPAYFGMEAGAVYTRLFETLSMLFATASLVAGGGYFLRRAVHALRERMLHIDLPIALGIAGSWAGSMYGWATANPACQYFDFVSGFILLMLIGRWAQVVAVERNQRRLLREQPLAARVSVVRADGTLADVSPESLHAGDTLEIGSGHVVPVEARLLADEATFNLAWITGEAEPQVFRQGQRVPAGATCVSRARIRLAAVQDWAGSLLARLMEQPERAPARDRLIERVIQGYLVAIIGTAVVAGAVWWWRTGGDIPATGAVVVAILVVSCPCALGLAFPLAEEIATVALRRRGVFIKERDVWTRLSRVRMLAFDKTGTLTLETPVLQNPEALDALEKDGVIATAASAADGGITAAEARAALVALVRDNLHPVGRALHEAALLRGWQDALPGEVREVTGQGMVLGEWTLGRAPGLPPAHAASHGGAPAAASGRADVILAKTGREVARFWFADQARADAREELAALRARGLGVAVLSGDRPEKVAALARDLGLPKETAVLGGLSPEEKAAWVEHHAPADTLMLGDGANDSLAFDRALCRGTPVVHRGVLGQKADFYYLGRGIGGIRALLEMNGARHRTHLALLVFMVLYNLVTVGLAATGHMNPLFAAVLMPLSSLATLAIVAAGLRRRLRT
- a CDS encoding 50S ribosomal protein L33 — protein: MQELVTLECTEARKEGKPTSRYLTFRNKKTVTERIEKKKYNPFLKRHTVHKEIK
- a CDS encoding carbonic anhydrase; protein product: MNVHDRLATHLERTPETAGALWIAANATVTGNVTLGVDTSIFYGAVLRGDINSIEIGDGSNIQDNCIVHLSDDAGVKVGRYCTVGHAAILHGCTIEDEVLVGMGSIILDKAVIGARSLVGAGSLVTQGFTCPPGSLVLGRPAKVVRPLSPDEQLSGRKLAEKYTEVARAHARKQAASG